The Catenuloplanes niger genome includes a window with the following:
- a CDS encoding NUDIX hydrolase: protein MPYTIPLDVFLVLSRGDEVLLALRRNTGFADGRWNVPSGKVEPGESAVVAVLREAREEVGLSLAAADVRLVTTVHLSRPGGHARIGLFFHATHDPVRHGSPVNAEPHKCGGIAWYPAAALPPDTEPYNAAGLAGWLTGTPLVLDGWPA from the coding sequence ATGCCGTACACGATCCCGCTCGACGTCTTCCTGGTCCTGTCCCGCGGCGACGAGGTGCTGCTCGCGCTGCGGCGGAACACCGGCTTCGCGGACGGCCGGTGGAACGTGCCGTCCGGCAAGGTCGAGCCGGGCGAGAGCGCGGTGGTGGCGGTGCTCCGTGAGGCCCGCGAGGAGGTGGGCCTGTCGCTCGCCGCCGCGGACGTGCGGCTGGTCACGACCGTGCATCTGAGCAGGCCGGGCGGGCACGCGCGGATCGGCCTGTTCTTCCACGCGACGCACGACCCGGTGCGCCACGGCTCCCCGGTCAACGCGGAGCCGCACAAGTGCGGCGGCATCGCCTGGTATCCGGCGGCGGCGCTTCCGCCGGACACCGAGCCCTACAACGCCGCCGGCCTGGCCGGCTGGCTCACCGGCACGCCGCTGGTCCTGGACGGCTGGCCGGCGTGA
- a CDS encoding VWA domain-containing protein, translated as MTTDPTLERWRLVLGEPGESVLNGEKLSGAGAARDAALDWLYGRDEGLRKRGIRGGAGPSVLNTVDWLNDIARLFPKETIERLQRDAVEKYEIHDVVTNPAVLETITPNQTLLKAVLRTKHLMNPEVLRLARRIVEAVVRELMEKLRADIRTSFSGSRSRRPSRFRQARNFDVKRTIRDNLGHYQPGERRVLIETPYFFSRTRRHLEQWQVILLVDQSGSMTDSVIHSAVTAGCLWGLPGIKTHLVAFDTEVVDLTSEVDDPVELLMKVQLGGGTNITRAVQYGSGLIENPRRSIFVLISDFYEGGDPHHLVRLVGNLVDQGTKVFCLAALDMDANPDYDAHTAQRFANVGAAVGAMTPGELAAFVAEHVNR; from the coding sequence GTGACGACGGATCCGACGCTGGAACGCTGGCGGCTGGTGCTCGGCGAGCCGGGTGAGTCCGTGCTGAACGGCGAGAAGCTGAGCGGTGCGGGCGCGGCCCGGGACGCGGCGCTCGACTGGCTCTACGGCCGGGACGAGGGACTGCGCAAGCGGGGCATCCGGGGTGGTGCCGGCCCGTCCGTGCTGAACACGGTGGACTGGCTGAACGACATCGCCAGGCTGTTCCCGAAGGAGACGATCGAGCGGCTGCAGAGGGACGCGGTCGAGAAGTACGAGATCCACGACGTGGTCACGAACCCGGCCGTGCTCGAGACGATCACGCCGAACCAGACGCTGCTCAAGGCCGTGCTGCGCACCAAACACCTGATGAACCCGGAGGTGCTGCGGCTGGCCCGGCGGATCGTGGAGGCGGTGGTCCGCGAGCTGATGGAGAAGCTGCGGGCGGACATCCGCACGTCGTTCAGCGGCAGCCGCAGCCGGCGGCCGAGCCGGTTCCGGCAGGCCCGGAACTTCGACGTGAAGCGCACGATCCGCGACAACCTGGGGCACTACCAGCCCGGCGAGCGGCGGGTGCTGATCGAGACGCCGTACTTCTTCTCGCGTACCCGGCGGCATCTGGAGCAGTGGCAGGTGATCCTGCTGGTCGACCAGTCCGGGTCGATGACGGACTCGGTGATCCACTCGGCGGTGACCGCGGGCTGCCTGTGGGGGTTGCCGGGCATCAAGACGCACCTGGTCGCGTTCGACACCGAGGTCGTCGACCTGACGTCCGAGGTGGACGACCCGGTCGAGCTGCTGATGAAGGTGCAGCTCGGCGGCGGCACGAACATCACCCGCGCGGTGCAGTACGGCAGCGGCCTGATCGAGAACCCGCGCCGGTCGATCTTCGTGCTGATCAGCGACTTCTACGAGGGCGGCGACCCGCACCACCTGGTCCGGCTGGTCGGCAACCTGGTCGATCAGGGTACGAAGGTGTTCTGCCTGGCCGCGCTGGACATGGACGCGAACCCGGACTACGACGCGCACACCGCCCAGCGCTTCGCGAACGTGGGCGCGGCCGTGGGCGCGATGACACCGGGCGAGCTGGCCGCCTTCGTCGCGGAACACGTGAACCGATGA
- a CDS encoding DUF5682 family protein: protein MITFIGVRHHSPACARLVRETIEDLRPAYVLVEGPAEMNARIGELLLGHQLPVAVFSSYRDGERHHASWAPFCDYSPEWAALTAGRAAGAELRFIDLPAWHPAFADRRNRYADADQRYADVIDRLCREFAVDNVDTLWDHLFEIPDPDGLAERLAAYFDLIRGETEDGAGEDDVAREAYMASWIRRTRKEAGDRPIVVVTGGFHRPALVRLAALPGDDEPVEHALPADAAGGSYLVPYSFRRLDSFDGYQSGMPSPAYYQRLFEEGAEAAADHLIEAVVGRLRERKQRLSTADLIAASASAEGLALVRGHRHRSRTDVLDGLASALLDEALDVALPWSTRGTPAPGTHPVVVEMVAALSGDRVGRLHPDTPAPPLVHHATAELERHGLDSDGSRRLDLARDGDREVSRVLHRLRLLAVPGFTRHSGPRTGIDPEPVEQWSITRDDRRLPALIEAGGYGATIGEAAAATLAERVTLVGGDVEQLAGVLFDAALAGIPELSAQVLDAIDGAVGATPEMGPLGRVLEVVLALWRHDRLLGTAGSAPLGTVITASVNRILWLAEGVRGGAAPADLPRIAALASVRDALVHAGTALGLDRDAALGVAARLALSTEAPPDLRGAGFGFGWSLGADQAGDPVRAVRGAFTPSSAGDWLAGLFALAREEVLQAGGVLDVLDEAMDAMGDDDFLIALPALRQAFEFFPPRERDTIAQHLLSRRGIAGDSRALLRLHAAPELVAAGAELDGRVAELLHREGLVTT, encoded by the coding sequence ATGATCACGTTCATCGGCGTCCGGCACCACAGTCCCGCCTGCGCGCGGTTGGTCCGGGAGACGATCGAGGACCTGCGCCCGGCGTACGTGCTGGTCGAGGGCCCGGCGGAGATGAACGCACGGATCGGTGAGCTGCTGCTCGGCCATCAGCTGCCGGTCGCGGTGTTCAGCAGCTACCGGGACGGCGAACGGCACCACGCGTCGTGGGCGCCGTTCTGCGACTACTCGCCGGAGTGGGCCGCGCTGACCGCGGGCCGGGCGGCCGGTGCCGAGCTGCGCTTCATCGACCTGCCCGCCTGGCACCCGGCGTTCGCGGACCGGCGGAACCGGTACGCGGACGCGGACCAGCGGTACGCGGACGTGATCGACCGGCTCTGCCGCGAGTTCGCGGTGGACAACGTGGACACGCTCTGGGACCACCTGTTCGAGATCCCGGACCCGGACGGGCTGGCCGAGCGGCTGGCCGCCTACTTCGACCTGATCCGCGGCGAGACCGAGGACGGCGCGGGCGAGGACGACGTGGCGCGCGAGGCGTACATGGCGTCCTGGATCCGCCGGACCCGGAAGGAGGCCGGCGACCGCCCGATCGTGGTGGTGACCGGCGGCTTCCACCGGCCCGCGCTGGTCCGGCTGGCCGCGCTGCCCGGTGACGACGAACCGGTCGAGCACGCGCTCCCGGCGGACGCGGCCGGCGGCAGTTACCTGGTGCCGTACTCGTTCCGGCGCCTCGACTCGTTCGACGGCTACCAGTCCGGCATGCCGTCCCCGGCGTACTATCAGCGGCTCTTCGAGGAGGGCGCGGAGGCGGCGGCCGACCACCTGATCGAGGCCGTGGTCGGCCGGCTGCGGGAGCGCAAGCAGCGGCTCTCCACCGCGGACCTGATCGCCGCGTCCGCGTCCGCGGAAGGGCTGGCGCTGGTGCGCGGGCACCGGCACCGGTCCCGGACCGACGTGCTGGACGGGCTCGCGTCCGCGCTGCTCGACGAGGCCCTGGACGTGGCGCTGCCGTGGTCGACGCGGGGCACGCCGGCGCCCGGCACGCACCCGGTGGTGGTGGAGATGGTCGCGGCGCTCAGCGGCGACCGGGTCGGCCGGCTGCACCCGGACACGCCGGCGCCGCCGCTGGTCCACCACGCCACCGCGGAGCTGGAGCGGCACGGTCTGGACTCCGACGGCAGCCGCCGTCTCGACCTGGCCCGGGACGGTGACCGGGAGGTCAGCCGGGTGCTGCACCGGCTGCGGCTGCTGGCGGTGCCCGGCTTCACCCGGCACTCCGGCCCGCGGACCGGCATCGACCCGGAGCCGGTCGAGCAGTGGTCGATCACCCGCGACGACCGGCGGCTGCCCGCGCTCATCGAGGCCGGTGGGTACGGCGCGACGATCGGCGAGGCGGCCGCCGCGACGCTGGCCGAGCGCGTCACGCTGGTCGGCGGCGACGTGGAACAGCTGGCCGGCGTGCTCTTCGACGCCGCGCTGGCCGGCATCCCGGAGCTGTCCGCGCAGGTGCTCGACGCGATCGACGGCGCGGTCGGTGCCACGCCGGAGATGGGCCCGCTCGGCCGGGTGCTGGAGGTGGTGCTCGCGCTGTGGCGGCACGACCGGTTGCTCGGCACGGCCGGCAGCGCACCGCTGGGCACGGTGATCACCGCGTCGGTGAACCGGATCCTCTGGCTGGCCGAGGGCGTCCGCGGCGGTGCCGCCCCCGCGGACCTGCCCCGGATCGCGGCGCTGGCGTCGGTGCGGGACGCGCTGGTGCACGCCGGAACCGCGCTCGGCCTGGACCGGGACGCGGCGCTGGGCGTGGCCGCGCGGCTGGCGCTGAGCACGGAGGCGCCGCCGGACCTGCGCGGCGCCGGGTTCGGGTTCGGCTGGTCGCTGGGCGCGGACCAGGCCGGCGACCCGGTGCGGGCGGTGCGTGGCGCGTTCACGCCGTCGTCCGCCGGTGACTGGCTGGCCGGGCTGTTCGCGCTGGCCCGCGAGGAGGTGCTGCAGGCCGGCGGCGTCCTGGACGTGCTGGACGAGGCGATGGACGCGATGGGCGACGACGACTTCCTGATCGCGCTGCCCGCGCTGCGGCAGGCGTTCGAGTTCTTCCCGCCGCGCGAGCGGGACACGATCGCGCAGCACCTGCTGTCCCGGCGCGGGATCGCCGGTGACAGCCGCGCGCTGCTGCGCCTGCACGCGGCGCCGGAACTGGTCGCGGCCGGCGCCGAGCTGGACGGCCGGGTCGCGGAGCTGCTGCACCGGGAGGGGTTGGTCACGACGTGA
- a CDS encoding ATP-binding protein has protein sequence MQRPPAEVRYADELRRLRETDSDPRPPGWALSLRAARRFIIGDDRQGISRKFVGDPSLIDRALVSLATSRGLMLVGEPGTAKSLLSELLAAAVSGDSTLTIQGGAATTEDQIKYSWNYAMLVADGPSTRSLVPAPLLRGMSEGKVVRFEEITRCPLEVQDCLLSPLSDRVLAVPELTGPDAMVFATEGFNIIATANTRDRGVNEMSSALKRRFNFETVFPIADLATELSLVEAEASALLRRSGVTAAPNRDVLEVLVTTFRELRIGQTARGDSMDRLTSVMSTAEAVSVAHAVGLRGWFLRGEAGTAEDVVSCLAGTAAKDSAEDLAKLRRYLEQQARGRKGAAWRALYDARHVLPG, from the coding sequence ATGCAGCGTCCGCCGGCCGAGGTCCGGTACGCGGACGAGCTGCGGCGGCTGCGGGAGACGGACTCCGATCCGCGACCGCCGGGCTGGGCACTGAGCCTGCGCGCGGCGCGCCGGTTCATCATCGGCGACGACCGGCAGGGCATCTCGCGCAAGTTCGTCGGCGACCCGTCGCTGATCGACCGGGCGCTGGTCAGCCTGGCCACCAGCCGCGGGCTGATGCTGGTCGGCGAGCCCGGCACCGCGAAGTCGCTGCTCTCCGAGCTGCTCGCGGCCGCGGTCTCCGGCGACTCGACGCTGACCATCCAGGGCGGTGCCGCCACCACGGAAGATCAGATCAAGTACTCGTGGAACTACGCGATGCTGGTCGCGGACGGCCCGTCGACCCGGTCGCTGGTGCCGGCGCCGCTGCTGCGCGGCATGTCCGAGGGCAAGGTGGTCCGGTTCGAGGAGATCACCCGGTGTCCGCTGGAGGTGCAGGACTGTCTGCTGTCACCGCTGTCCGACCGGGTGCTGGCGGTGCCGGAGCTGACCGGGCCGGACGCGATGGTGTTCGCGACCGAGGGCTTCAACATCATCGCGACCGCGAACACGCGTGACCGCGGCGTCAACGAGATGAGCTCCGCGCTGAAGCGCCGTTTCAACTTCGAGACGGTCTTCCCGATCGCGGACCTGGCCACCGAACTGTCGCTGGTCGAGGCGGAGGCGTCCGCGCTGCTGCGGCGCTCCGGGGTGACCGCGGCGCCGAACCGGGACGTCCTGGAGGTGCTGGTCACCACGTTCCGGGAGCTGCGCATCGGGCAGACCGCGCGCGGCGACTCGATGGACAGGCTGACGTCCGTGATGAGCACGGCGGAGGCGGTCTCGGTGGCGCACGCGGTCGGGCTGCGCGGCTGGTTCCTGCGCGGCGAGGCCGGCACCGCGGAGGACGTGGTCTCCTGCCTGGCCGGCACCGCGGCCAAGGACAGCGCGGAGGACCTGGCCAAGCTGCGCCGTTATCTCGAGCAGCAGGCCCGCGGTCGCAAGGGCGCGGCGTGGAGGGCGCTCTACGACGCCCGGCACGTGCTACCCGGATGA